In Perca fluviatilis chromosome 3, GENO_Pfluv_1.0, whole genome shotgun sequence, the following proteins share a genomic window:
- the LOC120556254 gene encoding uncharacterized protein LOC120556254 translates to MNTIEKKLADLIREHPNLYDQSRRDYKDNLKGHLSWRDIADDMGKSEEEVKLKWKNLRDKFCKAKKRMAKRSFPLLTGDENLVERPVPVLYHQLAWLSAYVKPRVETGKGETDEVAVSGEDVEKERDKDEKEQQCPLPVVSTSFSLVESCPNNHQEMGVSLKRKRQTTTETEISSADALTNLRDEDELFLLSLLPSLKRLTIKKRMEVRMKFQQVLYAAEFED, encoded by the exons atgaatactaTTGAGAAGAAGCTAGCGGACTTGATACGTGAACACCCGAATTTATATGACCAATCACGTCGGGACTACAAAGACAATCTGAAGGGACATTTGTCGTGGAGAGACATCGCAGACGACATGGGAAAGTCGGAGGAGGAGGTGAAATTGAAATGGAAAAATCTACGCGACAAGTTCTGTAAGGCGAAGAAGCGAATGGCCAAGAGAAGCTTCCCTCTGCTGACAGGCGACGAGAACCTGGTGGAGAGGCCCGTCCCGGTGCTGTACCaccagctagcctggctcagcGCCTACGTCAAACCCAGAGTAGAAACTGGCAAGGGAGAGACCGACGAG GTAGCTGTAAGTGGTGAGGATGTGGAGAAAGAGCGAGATAAAGATGAGAAGGAGCAACAATGTCCCCTGCCTGTCGTTAGTACTAGCTTTTCTCTTGTGGAGTCCTGTCCAAACAATCATCAGGAGATGGGAGTCTCTCTTAAACGTAAAAGGCAAACCACCACAGAAACTGAGATAAGCTCTGCAGATGCCCTGACCAACCTCAGAGATGAAGATGAACTGTTTCTGCTCAGCCTTCTGCCTTCACTGAAGAGGCTtaccattaaaaaaagaatggagGTACGGATGAAATTCCAGCAAGTGCTTTATGCTGCAGAGTTTGAGGACTAA